The Glycine soja cultivar W05 chromosome 8, ASM419377v2, whole genome shotgun sequence genome has a window encoding:
- the LOC114423867 gene encoding cytochrome b561 domain-containing protein At4g18260-like isoform X1: MSVAGPQVKCIHRILTSLFHNFNSPMTCHCMAYEEEHHSSSHKSTNNKIYKVNQQKTSDIAVHGLLLWASTGFLMPLGILIIRGSIKAEPGSRRSIVLFYLHVGFQMLSVLLATVGAAMSLKKFENSFDNSHQKLGLALYGAILVQGLIGFFRPHRGKKERSYWYLLHWILGTIVSLVGIINIYTGLKAYHKRTLKSTTLWTILFTVEVSFIGLVYLLQDKLEYMKKQGVIIGSESSIVSSNQDIPQSQTQKELLPVACGRKRNALENLFD; encoded by the exons ATGTCGGTTGCAGGTCCTCAAGTCAAGTGCATTCATAGGATTTTGACCTCTTTGTTTCACAATTTCAACTCGCCCATGACATG TCACTGCATGGCCTATGAGGAGGAACATCACTCTAGTAGTCACAAAAGCactaataacaaaatttacaag GTAAATCAGCAGAAGACATCTGATATTGCAGTACATGGATTGCTCCTGTGGGCTTCAACCGGGTTTTTAATGCCTCTTGGCATACTTATCATCAGAGGATCCATTAAAGCAGAACCTGGATCCAGAAGGAGTATAGTTCTCTTCTATCTCCATGTTGGTTTTCAG ATGCTTTCAGTGCTTCTTGCCACAGTTGGAGCTGCTATGTCCCTGAAGAAGTTTGAGAATTCATTTGATAACAGCCATCAAAAACTAGGCCTAGCACTTTATGGTGCTATATTGGTGCAAGGCTTGATTGGATTTTTCAGACCACACAG GGGAAAGAAGGAGAGAAGTTATTGGTACTTACTACATTGGATACTAGGGACAATAGTTTCTCTTGTGGGGATCATCAATATTTACACTGGATTAAAAGCCTACCATAAGAGAACCTTAAAAAGCACAACACTTTGGACTATCCTTTTCACTGTGGAAGTCTCTTTCATTGGATTAGTTTACCTCTTGCAAGACAAATTGGAATATATGAAAAAGCAAGGAGTGATTATTGGAAGTGAGTCGTCAATTGTGTCATCTAACCAAGATATTCCTCAAAGCCAAACCCAAAAGGAGTTGTTGCCAGTTGCATGTGGAAGAAAGAGAAATGCACTTGAGAATTTGTTTGATTAA
- the LOC114423867 gene encoding cytochrome b561 domain-containing protein At4g18260-like isoform X2, whose product MHILCKPIYIVVASFYASVLLFSHCMAYEEEHHSSSHKSTNNKIYKVNQQKTSDIAVHGLLLWASTGFLMPLGILIIRGSIKAEPGSRRSIVLFYLHVGFQMLSVLLATVGAAMSLKKFENSFDNSHQKLGLALYGAILVQGLIGFFRPHRGKKERSYWYLLHWILGTIVSLVGIINIYTGLKAYHKRTLKSTTLWTILFTVEVSFIGLVYLLQDKLEYMKKQGVIIGSESSIVSSNQDIPQSQTQKELLPVACGRKRNALENLFD is encoded by the exons ATGCATATCCTTTGCAAACCAATTTACATTGTTGTGGCTTCATTTTATGCTTCTGTTCTTCTATTCAGTCACTGCATGGCCTATGAGGAGGAACATCACTCTAGTAGTCACAAAAGCactaataacaaaatttacaag GTAAATCAGCAGAAGACATCTGATATTGCAGTACATGGATTGCTCCTGTGGGCTTCAACCGGGTTTTTAATGCCTCTTGGCATACTTATCATCAGAGGATCCATTAAAGCAGAACCTGGATCCAGAAGGAGTATAGTTCTCTTCTATCTCCATGTTGGTTTTCAG ATGCTTTCAGTGCTTCTTGCCACAGTTGGAGCTGCTATGTCCCTGAAGAAGTTTGAGAATTCATTTGATAACAGCCATCAAAAACTAGGCCTAGCACTTTATGGTGCTATATTGGTGCAAGGCTTGATTGGATTTTTCAGACCACACAG GGGAAAGAAGGAGAGAAGTTATTGGTACTTACTACATTGGATACTAGGGACAATAGTTTCTCTTGTGGGGATCATCAATATTTACACTGGATTAAAAGCCTACCATAAGAGAACCTTAAAAAGCACAACACTTTGGACTATCCTTTTCACTGTGGAAGTCTCTTTCATTGGATTAGTTTACCTCTTGCAAGACAAATTGGAATATATGAAAAAGCAAGGAGTGATTATTGGAAGTGAGTCGTCAATTGTGTCATCTAACCAAGATATTCCTCAAAGCCAAACCCAAAAGGAGTTGTTGCCAGTTGCATGTGGAAGAAAGAGAAATGCACTTGAGAATTTGTTTGATTAA
- the LOC114423867 gene encoding cytochrome b561 domain-containing protein At4g18260-like isoform X3, translated as MAYEEEHHSSSHKSTNNKIYKVNQQKTSDIAVHGLLLWASTGFLMPLGILIIRGSIKAEPGSRRSIVLFYLHVGFQMLSVLLATVGAAMSLKKFENSFDNSHQKLGLALYGAILVQGLIGFFRPHRGKKERSYWYLLHWILGTIVSLVGIINIYTGLKAYHKRTLKSTTLWTILFTVEVSFIGLVYLLQDKLEYMKKQGVIIGSESSIVSSNQDIPQSQTQKELLPVACGRKRNALENLFD; from the exons ATGGCCTATGAGGAGGAACATCACTCTAGTAGTCACAAAAGCactaataacaaaatttacaag GTAAATCAGCAGAAGACATCTGATATTGCAGTACATGGATTGCTCCTGTGGGCTTCAACCGGGTTTTTAATGCCTCTTGGCATACTTATCATCAGAGGATCCATTAAAGCAGAACCTGGATCCAGAAGGAGTATAGTTCTCTTCTATCTCCATGTTGGTTTTCAG ATGCTTTCAGTGCTTCTTGCCACAGTTGGAGCTGCTATGTCCCTGAAGAAGTTTGAGAATTCATTTGATAACAGCCATCAAAAACTAGGCCTAGCACTTTATGGTGCTATATTGGTGCAAGGCTTGATTGGATTTTTCAGACCACACAG GGGAAAGAAGGAGAGAAGTTATTGGTACTTACTACATTGGATACTAGGGACAATAGTTTCTCTTGTGGGGATCATCAATATTTACACTGGATTAAAAGCCTACCATAAGAGAACCTTAAAAAGCACAACACTTTGGACTATCCTTTTCACTGTGGAAGTCTCTTTCATTGGATTAGTTTACCTCTTGCAAGACAAATTGGAATATATGAAAAAGCAAGGAGTGATTATTGGAAGTGAGTCGTCAATTGTGTCATCTAACCAAGATATTCCTCAAAGCCAAACCCAAAAGGAGTTGTTGCCAGTTGCATGTGGAAGAAAGAGAAATGCACTTGAGAATTTGTTTGATTAA